One genomic window of Paenisporosarcina antarctica includes the following:
- the cysE gene encoding serine O-acetyltransferase, translating into MFGRMKEDIEVVFEQDPAARRALEVVLTYSGLHAVWSHRIAHALFKRKFFFLARVVSQVSRFFTGIEIHPGAKIGRRFFIDHGMGVVIGETCEIGNNVTIFQGVTLGGTGKERGKRHPTLHDNVLVASGAKVLGAITIGENSKVGGGSVVLKDVPPNSTVVGIPGTVVVQDGIKVNRNWDHQDMPDPVGDKCNMLEEKIAILQDQVAHLNQQIKKERNVK; encoded by the coding sequence ATGTTCGGTCGAATGAAAGAAGATATAGAAGTTGTTTTTGAACAAGATCCCGCCGCAAGACGTGCACTTGAAGTGGTGCTGACTTATTCGGGCTTACATGCAGTTTGGTCACACAGAATTGCTCATGCCCTTTTTAAACGGAAATTCTTTTTCCTTGCACGCGTCGTATCACAAGTCAGTCGTTTTTTCACTGGAATCGAAATTCATCCAGGTGCAAAGATTGGACGTCGCTTCTTTATTGACCACGGAATGGGTGTGGTCATTGGTGAAACATGTGAAATAGGAAATAACGTGACGATTTTCCAGGGAGTAACACTCGGTGGAACCGGGAAAGAACGAGGCAAACGACATCCTACATTACACGATAATGTGTTAGTTGCATCAGGAGCAAAAGTACTCGGGGCGATTACTATTGGCGAGAACAGCAAAGTCGGTGGAGGCTCGGTTGTATTAAAAGATGTACCACCTAATTCTACCGTTGTAGGAATTCCAGGAACGGTTGTTGTACAAGATGGTATAAAAGTGAATCGAAACTGGGATCACCAAGATATGCCGGATCCAGTTGGCGATAAATGTAATATGCTAGAAGAGAAAATTGCGATTTTGCAAGACCAAGTTGCGCATTTAAATCAACAGATTAAAAAGGAGCGAAACGTAAAATGA
- a CDS encoding class I SAM-dependent methyltransferase: MAEHYYSKKPQAQSKPKSWSSTLRGELFHFETDTGVFSKSEVDFGSRVLIDTFVTPVIDGPVLDVGCGYGPIGLSIAKTETNRTIHMVDINERAVELSRKNAEGNGVQNVRIYESDGLTDVTETDFAAILTNPPIRAGKQTIFRFYIDAYAKLCVGGELWVVIQKKQGAPSTFDRLEEIFGQVEVVNKVRGYWIMKAEKVN, from the coding sequence ATGGCTGAGCATTATTATTCAAAAAAACCTCAAGCACAAAGTAAACCCAAATCATGGAGTTCCACACTGCGTGGTGAGCTATTTCATTTTGAAACTGATACAGGGGTTTTTAGCAAAAGCGAGGTAGATTTTGGCTCCCGTGTTTTAATTGATACGTTTGTGACGCCAGTAATTGATGGACCTGTACTAGATGTGGGTTGTGGGTATGGACCCATTGGGTTATCCATTGCCAAAACCGAAACAAATCGTACAATTCACATGGTGGACATTAATGAACGTGCAGTAGAACTTTCGCGCAAAAATGCGGAAGGTAACGGGGTACAAAATGTACGAATCTATGAAAGTGATGGTTTAACCGATGTTACGGAAACTGACTTTGCGGCAATTTTAACAAACCCGCCGATTCGTGCTGGAAAACAAACGATTTTTCGTTTTTATATAGATGCCTATGCGAAATTATGTGTGGGTGGAGAATTGTGGGTTGTCATTCAGAAGAAACAAGGAGCTCCATCAACTTTCGATCGATTAGAAGAGATTTTCGGTCAAGTTGAAGTAGTAAATAAGGTAAGAGGTTACTGGATCATGAAGGCTGAGAAAGTCAACTGA
- a CDS encoding Mini-ribonuclease 3: MNKDYSLRVEDVKQLNALALAYMGDAVLEQAVREHLIRSGRVRPNTLHKESTKYVSAKAQASVVRVLLSEKFLTEEEEAVLRRGRNAKSGSTPKNTDVLTYKFSTAYEAVLGSLYLSGDFDRVREIIEKTITIIEEPKGETTS; the protein is encoded by the coding sequence ATGAACAAAGACTATTCACTGCGCGTTGAAGATGTAAAACAATTAAACGCACTCGCACTTGCGTATATGGGCGACGCGGTTCTTGAACAAGCGGTTCGAGAACACTTAATTCGTTCAGGGCGAGTCAGACCAAATACATTACACAAAGAATCGACCAAATATGTATCTGCAAAAGCACAAGCTTCAGTTGTACGTGTGTTACTATCTGAAAAATTTTTGACCGAAGAAGAGGAAGCGGTGCTTAGACGAGGGCGTAATGCAAAGTCTGGCTCCACTCCCAAAAATACAGACGTGCTAACGTATAAATTTAGCACAGCATATGAAGCGGTTCTTGGAAGTCTATACTTGTCGGGAGACTTCGATCGTGTTCGTGAAATCATTGAAAAAACCATTACTATTATTGAAGAACCGAAAGGAGAAACAACATCGTGA
- the nusG gene encoding transcription termination/antitermination protein NusG yields MEKNWYVVHTYSGYENKVKANLEKRVETMGMSDLIFRVIIPEEEETDFKDGKKRTVMRKTFPGYVLVEIIMTDDSWYVVRNTPGVTGFIGSSGGGAKPTPLLDEEVEFILKQMGMTERRLEGQYTIGELVEVLEGPFANFQGKVEEIDETKGKLKVSVDMFGRETKMELDFDQVTKI; encoded by the coding sequence ATGGAAAAGAATTGGTATGTTGTACACACATATTCTGGGTACGAGAACAAAGTAAAAGCAAATCTTGAAAAGCGTGTCGAAACTATGGGCATGTCAGATTTAATCTTCCGCGTCATTATCCCGGAAGAAGAAGAAACGGATTTTAAAGATGGTAAAAAACGCACAGTTATGCGTAAAACGTTCCCCGGATATGTTCTAGTTGAGATTATAATGACGGACGATTCTTGGTACGTAGTACGTAATACTCCAGGTGTTACTGGATTTATCGGTTCTTCAGGTGGCGGCGCGAAGCCAACACCATTATTAGACGAAGAAGTAGAATTCATCTTAAAACAAATGGGTATGACAGAACGTAGACTTGAAGGTCAATATACAATAGGCGAATTGGTTGAAGTTTTAGAAGGGCCATTTGCAAACTTCCAAGGAAAAGTGGAAGAAATTGATGAGACGAAGGGCAAGTTGAAAGTTTCTGTTGATATGTTTGGTCGCGAAACAAAAATGGAACTTGACTTCGATCAAGTTACCAAAATATAA
- the secE gene encoding preprotein translocase subunit SecE, with product MANIGGFLGKVVSEMRKVSWPKRKELTRYTVIVLTTVVVMALYFSVIDLGISSVLRWFLAL from the coding sequence ATGGCTAATATCGGTGGTTTCCTTGGTAAAGTTGTCTCAGAAATGAGAAAAGTTAGCTGGCCTAAACGTAAAGAATTGACTCGTTATACAGTCATCGTTCTTACGACGGTCGTTGTTATGGCATTATATTTCTCTGTAATTGACTTGGGAATTTCTAGTGTACTTCGCTGGTTCCTTGCACTATAA
- a CDS encoding NYN domain-containing protein — MDILLVDGYNIIGAWKELRALKTDKLIDARDRLIEMMAEYKAYTGWRVIVVFDAHLVPGIEKKKKQYDVEVIFTGKNETADERIEKLTNQLKTRRDQIHVATSDMTEQWVIFAHGALRISARELEIEMELVQANITKQIKSIQEQRPYSKINLPDEIAEIFEKWRRGIK; from the coding sequence ATGGATATTTTACTCGTCGATGGGTATAACATTATCGGCGCATGGAAAGAGCTACGTGCTTTGAAGACGGACAAGCTCATAGACGCAAGAGACCGTCTGATTGAAATGATGGCGGAGTACAAAGCATATACGGGGTGGAGAGTCATCGTGGTATTTGATGCGCATCTCGTCCCGGGTATTGAAAAAAAGAAAAAACAATACGATGTAGAAGTGATTTTCACAGGAAAAAATGAAACAGCAGATGAGCGTATTGAAAAATTAACAAATCAGCTCAAGACACGACGTGATCAAATACATGTCGCAACATCAGATATGACTGAACAATGGGTCATCTTTGCACATGGTGCGCTAAGAATATCAGCCCGCGAACTAGAAATTGAAATGGAATTGGTACAAGCGAATATCACCAAACAAATCAAGTCTATTCAAGAACAACGACCGTATTCGAAAATAAATCTTCCTGATGAAATTGCGGAAATTTTCGAAAAATGGCGAAGAGGAATAAAATGA
- the rplA gene encoding 50S ribosomal protein L1, giving the protein MAKKGKKLQEASKLIDRTKAYTATEAIDLAKKTSGVNFDATVEVAFKLGIDTRKNDQQIRGAVVLPNGTGNTQRVLVFAKGEKLKEAEAAGADYFGDTEYINKIQQGWFDFDVIVATPDMMGEVGKLGRVLGPKGLMPNPKTGTVTFDVTKAIGEIKAGKVEYRADKAGIIHAPIGKVSFEDDKLVENFLAVFDVVQKAKPAAAKGTYMKSVNVTTTMGPSVKVDSSSVKVSK; this is encoded by the coding sequence ATGGCGAAAAAAGGTAAAAAACTACAAGAAGCATCTAAATTAATAGATCGCACAAAAGCTTACACAGCTACAGAAGCAATTGATCTTGCTAAAAAAACTAGTGGTGTTAACTTTGATGCAACAGTTGAAGTAGCATTCAAATTAGGTATCGACACACGTAAAAATGACCAACAAATCCGTGGAGCAGTTGTGCTTCCAAACGGAACTGGTAATACTCAACGTGTTTTAGTTTTCGCTAAAGGCGAAAAATTAAAAGAAGCAGAAGCTGCTGGCGCTGACTATTTTGGCGATACAGAGTACATCAACAAAATCCAACAAGGATGGTTTGACTTCGATGTAATCGTAGCTACTCCAGACATGATGGGTGAAGTTGGTAAATTAGGTCGTGTTTTAGGACCAAAAGGCTTAATGCCGAACCCTAAAACAGGAACTGTAACTTTCGACGTAACGAAAGCAATCGGAGAAATCAAGGCTGGTAAAGTTGAGTACCGTGCTGATAAAGCTGGTATCATTCACGCGCCAATCGGTAAAGTTTCTTTCGAAGATGACAAGTTAGTTGAAAACTTCTTAGCAGTATTTGATGTTGTTCAAAAAGCTAAACCAGCTGCAGCTAAAGGAACATACATGAAGTCTGTTAATGTTACAACAACGATGGGTCCATCTGTAAAAGTGGATTCTTCAAGTGTAAAAGTTAGCAAATAA
- the rplJ gene encoding 50S ribosomal protein L10 codes for MSKVMEFKQVRVEEITEKFKGAATAVVVNYRGLNVTQITELRKQLREAGVEFKVYKNTMTRRAVEAAGLEGLNDSLTGPNAIAFSTEDVVAPAKILNDFAKKNEKLEIKAGVIEGLVATADDIKALAELPSREGLLSMLLSVLQAPMRNFALATKAVAEQKEEQGA; via the coding sequence ATGAGCAAAGTTATGGAATTTAAACAAGTTCGCGTTGAAGAGATTACTGAAAAATTCAAAGGTGCTGCAACTGCTGTAGTAGTTAACTACCGTGGATTAAACGTTACTCAAATCACAGAACTTCGTAAACAACTTCGTGAAGCAGGTGTTGAGTTCAAAGTGTACAAAAACACAATGACTCGCCGTGCGGTTGAAGCTGCAGGTCTTGAAGGCTTGAATGATAGTCTTACAGGTCCAAACGCAATTGCGTTTTCAACAGAAGACGTAGTAGCGCCAGCGAAAATCCTTAACGATTTCGCTAAAAAGAACGAAAAGCTTGAAATTAAAGCTGGTGTGATTGAAGGTTTAGTCGCTACTGCTGACGATATTAAAGCACTTGCAGAACTTCCTTCTCGTGAAGGTTTGTTGTCAATGCTATTAAGCGTTCTTCAAGCTCCAATGCGCAACTTCGCGCTTGCAACTAAAGCTGTTGCAGAACAAAAAGAAGAGCAAGGCGCGTAA
- the rlmB gene encoding 23S rRNA (guanosine(2251)-2'-O)-methyltransferase RlmB, with amino-acid sequence MTELNNEILSGKNPVLEALRSGRDMNKVWIAEGVKKTGIDEILQLAKEAGIIVQFVPKNKIDQLTDGATHQGIAASVAAYRYAEIDEIFELAAARNEDPFFLILDELEDPHNLGSILRTADATGVHGVIIPKRRAVGLTAVVAKTSTGAIEHIPVVRVGNLVQTVEDLKKRGLWIAGTDAKGSADYRRMDAKLPLAIIIGSEGKGMSRLLTEKCDFLYHMPMVGKVTSLNASVAAAILMYEVLRNRQPVS; translated from the coding sequence GTGACTGAATTAAACAATGAAATTTTATCAGGAAAAAACCCAGTATTAGAAGCACTTCGTTCTGGCCGTGATATGAACAAAGTTTGGATTGCGGAAGGCGTTAAAAAAACGGGGATTGATGAGATATTACAACTAGCAAAAGAAGCAGGTATTATCGTCCAGTTTGTGCCGAAAAATAAAATAGATCAACTGACAGATGGCGCAACTCACCAAGGAATTGCGGCATCAGTTGCCGCTTACCGTTATGCAGAAATTGACGAGATTTTTGAACTTGCAGCTGCACGCAATGAAGATCCATTCTTTTTGATATTAGATGAATTAGAGGATCCTCATAACCTAGGATCTATATTGCGAACGGCAGATGCGACAGGTGTTCACGGGGTCATTATTCCAAAACGTCGAGCAGTTGGACTAACGGCAGTTGTTGCTAAAACATCTACAGGTGCGATTGAGCATATTCCGGTTGTGCGTGTTGGGAATTTAGTGCAAACCGTTGAAGACTTGAAAAAACGTGGCTTATGGATTGCAGGAACAGATGCAAAAGGATCAGCTGATTATCGTCGTATGGATGCAAAATTGCCACTTGCTATTATCATTGGAAGTGAAGGAAAAGGGATGAGTCGACTCTTAACAGAAAAATGCGACTTCCTCTATCACATGCCTATGGTTGGGAAAGTGACATCATTAAACGCATCTGTTGCAGCTGCCATCTTGATGTATGAAGTGTTACGCAACCGTCAGCCAGTAAGCTAA
- the rplK gene encoding 50S ribosomal protein L11 encodes MAKKVTKVVKLQIPAGKANPAPPVGPALGQAGVNIMGFCKEFNARTADQAGLIIPVEISVFEDRSFTFITKTPPAAVLLKVAAGIQSGSGEPNRKKVATVKRDKVREIAEQKMPDLNAASVEAAMLMVEGTARSMGITIED; translated from the coding sequence GTGGCTAAAAAAGTTACTAAGGTAGTAAAATTACAAATACCTGCTGGTAAAGCAAATCCAGCACCGCCGGTTGGTCCAGCATTGGGTCAAGCAGGTGTTAATATTATGGGATTCTGTAAAGAGTTCAATGCACGTACGGCTGATCAAGCCGGACTAATTATCCCAGTTGAAATTTCTGTATTTGAAGACCGTTCATTTACATTCATTACAAAAACTCCACCTGCAGCAGTATTACTTAAAGTGGCGGCTGGAATTCAGTCAGGTTCTGGTGAACCAAACCGCAAAAAAGTTGCAACGGTGAAGCGTGATAAAGTTCGCGAAATCGCTGAACAAAAAATGCCAGATCTAAACGCAGCATCAGTTGAAGCAGCAATGTTGATGGTTGAAGGTACTGCGCGCAGCATGGGTATTACAATCGAAGATTAA
- the sigH gene encoding RNA polymerase sporulation sigma factor SigH, producing the protein MIKSNHVHVKLQFDKLLDDELVELVHNGDTDALDFLITKYRSFVRMKARSYFLIGADKEDIIQEGMIGLYKSIRDFRGDKLSSFRAFAELCITRQIITAIKTATRQKHIPLNSYVSLDKPIFDEESDRTLMDMITNSTIDDPEKLLINREDFNYMEEKMDEILSELERQVLALYLDGQSYHEISEELNRHVKSIDNALQRVKRKLEHHIEIGGVH; encoded by the coding sequence TTGATAAAAAGTAACCATGTACACGTTAAGCTGCAATTTGACAAATTACTAGACGACGAGCTTGTGGAACTGGTCCACAATGGGGATACGGACGCTCTGGATTTTTTAATAACCAAATATCGTTCATTTGTACGCATGAAAGCAAGATCTTACTTTTTAATCGGAGCTGATAAAGAAGATATCATTCAAGAAGGAATGATTGGTCTTTACAAGTCGATTCGTGATTTTAGAGGAGATAAACTTTCATCATTTCGTGCATTTGCAGAACTTTGCATCACACGCCAAATTATTACCGCTATCAAAACGGCTACACGTCAAAAGCATATTCCGCTAAATTCTTATGTATCTTTGGATAAACCAATTTTTGATGAAGAATCAGATCGGACTTTAATGGATATGATAACCAATTCAACTATTGACGATCCTGAAAAACTCTTAATTAATCGAGAAGATTTCAATTACATGGAAGAAAAGATGGATGAAATACTGAGTGAATTGGAACGTCAAGTTCTCGCGTTGTATTTAGATGGACAGTCATATCACGAAATTTCTGAAGAATTAAATCGTCATGTAAAATCGATTGATAATGCATTGCAACGAGTGAAGCGCAAACTAGAGCATCACATTGAAATTGGCGGCGTTCATTAG
- the rplL gene encoding 50S ribosomal protein L7/L12 yields the protein MNNTQILEAIKGMTVLELNDLVKAIEEEFGVTAAAPMAMAAGGGAAAEEEQTEFDVILTAIGDAKIKVIKAVREITGLGLKEAKEVVDNAPKAIKEAVTKEEAEEIKAKLAEVGATVEVK from the coding sequence ATGAACAACACTCAAATCCTTGAAGCAATCAAAGGTATGACAGTTCTTGAATTAAACGACTTAGTAAAAGCAATCGAAGAAGAATTTGGCGTAACAGCTGCTGCACCAATGGCTATGGCTGCTGGTGGCGGTGCTGCTGCTGAAGAAGAGCAAACTGAATTTGATGTAATCCTTACTGCAATCGGCGATGCAAAAATCAAAGTAATCAAAGCAGTTCGTGAAATCACTGGTTTAGGTCTTAAAGAAGCTAAAGAAGTTGTAGATAACGCTCCTAAAGCTATTAAAGAAGCTGTAACTAAAGAAGAAGCAGAAGAAATCAAAGCTAAACTTGCTGAAGTTGGCGCAACAGTAGAAGTTAAGTAA
- the cysS gene encoding cysteine--tRNA ligase, producing MSIHIYNTLTRQKEPFIPLEEGKVKMYVCGPTVYNYIHIGNSRPVIVYDTVRRYLTYRGYEVNFVSNFTDVDDKIIRTANELGEEVSELTDRFIAAYHEDISALGCQKADAHPRVTEHMDDIIEFIGVLIEKGYAYESQGDVYYRTRKFDGYGKLSHQSVDDLKIGARIETGEKKDDALDFALWKDAKPGEISWESPWGKGRPGWHIECSVMARELLGDTIDIHAGGQDLTFPHHENEIAQSEAYTGKQFARYWMHNGYINIDNEKMSKSLGNFVLVKDIRQQIDPQVLRFFMLSVQYRHPINFSQELVENAENGLARIRTSYANLSHRLDTSPELGDHKDIWVNKIEEVRKQFITSMDDDFNTANGIAALFELAGLANLYLIEKHTEASVLSVFMDTLKELAFILGIEVEVKSLVLDAEIDLLIEERIQARKDKDFARADAIRDQLKELNIILEDTAQGIRWKRG from the coding sequence ATGAGCATTCATATTTACAACACTTTAACTCGCCAAAAAGAACCATTTATCCCGCTTGAAGAAGGCAAGGTAAAAATGTATGTGTGTGGACCAACCGTTTACAATTACATTCACATTGGAAATTCAAGACCGGTCATCGTTTATGATACCGTGCGTCGTTATTTAACGTACCGTGGATATGAAGTTAATTTCGTTTCAAATTTCACAGATGTAGACGATAAAATAATCAGAACTGCAAACGAACTTGGTGAAGAAGTATCTGAATTGACTGACCGTTTTATCGCCGCTTACCATGAAGATATAAGTGCACTGGGTTGCCAAAAAGCAGATGCACATCCACGCGTAACTGAACATATGGATGACATTATTGAATTTATCGGAGTATTAATTGAAAAAGGCTATGCGTATGAATCGCAAGGCGACGTCTATTACCGCACACGAAAGTTTGATGGCTACGGCAAATTGTCTCATCAATCTGTAGATGATTTGAAGATTGGCGCGCGCATTGAAACTGGAGAAAAGAAAGATGATGCACTTGATTTTGCTTTATGGAAAGATGCAAAACCAGGTGAAATTTCCTGGGAAAGTCCTTGGGGCAAAGGGCGTCCGGGTTGGCATATCGAGTGTTCTGTGATGGCTCGTGAACTACTAGGCGACACCATTGACATTCATGCAGGTGGCCAAGATCTAACGTTCCCTCATCATGAGAATGAAATTGCGCAGTCGGAAGCCTATACAGGCAAACAGTTTGCTCGTTATTGGATGCATAATGGCTATATTAATATTGATAATGAAAAAATGTCGAAGTCGCTAGGTAACTTCGTGTTAGTGAAAGACATTCGTCAACAAATTGACCCACAAGTGTTGCGATTCTTTATGTTGTCGGTTCAATACCGTCACCCGATTAATTTCTCACAAGAGCTTGTAGAAAATGCTGAAAATGGTTTAGCACGTATTCGGACGTCGTATGCCAATTTATCACATCGACTTGATACATCGCCTGAACTTGGTGACCACAAAGATATATGGGTTAACAAAATCGAAGAAGTTCGTAAGCAGTTTATAACGTCAATGGACGATGATTTTAATACAGCTAACGGAATTGCTGCGTTATTTGAACTAGCAGGCTTAGCAAATCTATATTTAATAGAAAAACATACAGAAGCAAGCGTACTTTCAGTATTCATGGACACATTAAAAGAACTTGCGTTTATCTTAGGTATTGAAGTAGAAGTAAAATCACTAGTTCTAGATGCAGAAATTGACTTGCTGATTGAAGAAAGAATACAAGCGAGAAAAGACAAAGATTTCGCCCGAGCAGATGCCATCCGAGATCAATTAAAAGAACTGAATATAATATTGGAAGACACGGCGCAAGGAATACGTTGGAAACGCGGATGA